Below is a genomic region from Fusobacterium nucleatum.
TTTTTGGCTATTCTTGAAAGTGCAGCCAATGGTTCTCCTTGTGTTCCTGTACATAGTATTACAATTTCATCATCATTATATTTATCAACTGATGATATAGGAATAAGTAAATTTTTAGGTATAGTTAATCTTCCAACACTAGGTGCAATTTCAAATACTTTTAATAAACTTCTTCCATCAATAGCAATTTTTCTTTTAAATTGTGCTGCTGTATCTATAATTTGTTGTATTCTATGAACATGTGAAGCAAATACTGCTACAATTATTCTTCCAATAGCTTTTTGGAATTCCTGTCTAAAAGCATCTCCAACACTTCTTTCAGATGGAGTAAAACCTTCAACCTCAGAGTTAGTTGAATCTGATAACATTAAATCTACTCCCTCTTCACCCAATTCTGATAATCTCATAAAATCTACTTTTTCATTGTCAACAGGAGTTAAATCTATTTTAAAATCCCCTGTTAAAAATACATGTCCTGCTGGTGTTTTTACAGATAAACAATATGAATCTGCTATTGAATGTGTTACTTTTACAAATTCAACTGTAAAATACTTTCCAACACTTACTTTACTTCTTGAACCAACTTCAACCATTTTTGGTAAAGCTTTTTTTACTCCAAAATTTTCAAATTTAGATTTGATCAAAGCATTTGTTAGTTTTCCAGCATAAATTACTGTATCTTTTTCTATTTTTTCATATAGATAAGGAATTCCACCAATATGATCTTCATGTCCATGTGTTACAAATAAGCCTTTAACCTTAGACTTATTATTTTCTAAAAAAGTATAATCCGGAATTACCAAATCTATACCAGGTAAATTTTCATCTGGGAATATTGCTCCTGCATCCACAATAATTATTTCATCTTTATATTGAATTATAGTACAGTTTTTTCCAACTTCTTCTAAACCACCTAGTGGAATAACATACATTTTATCCAAATCTTTTTTTGAAGTTTTGACCTTTTTGTTATTATTTTGAACTACTTCATTTTTTTTAATTTCTTCTTTTTGTTTTTGATTCTTTTCTGTTATATTTTTTTCTATTTTCTTTTTATTTTTTTTAGTTTTTAAATGTTGGACATCATCTTTAATACTCATTATTTTATCATGAATACTAATTTTGTTCTCCTTCACTTGCACTTGTTTCCCCTGTTTCTCTCTCTTCATTTTCTCTTTCTTCTCCCATTCCTTCCCCTGAATTTTCATTCTCTTGATTTTCACTTGTTTGAATAGTAGAATTAGTAGTTTTAGGTTCTATATGTGGAGTATATTGA
It encodes:
- a CDS encoding ribonuclease J, whose amino-acid sequence is MKREKQGKQVQVKENKISIHDKIMSIKDDVQHLKTKKNKKKIEKNITEKNQKQKEEIKKNEVVQNNNKKVKTSKKDLDKMYVIPLGGLEEVGKNCTIIQYKDEIIIVDAGAIFPDENLPGIDLVIPDYTFLENNKSKVKGLFVTHGHEDHIGGIPYLYEKIEKDTVIYAGKLTNALIKSKFENFGVKKALPKMVEVGSRSKVSVGKYFTVEFVKVTHSIADSYCLSVKTPAGHVFLTGDFKIDLTPVDNEKVDFMRLSELGEEGVDLMLSDSTNSEVEGFTPSERSVGDAFRQEFQKAIGRIIVAVFASHVHRIQQIIDTAAQFKRKIAIDGRSLLKVFEIAPSVGRLTIPKNLLIPISSVDKYNDDEIVILCTGTQGEPLAALSRIAKNMHKHIALREGDTVIISSTPIPGNEKAVSTNINNILKYDVDLVFKKLAGIHVSGHGSKEEQKLMLNLINPRHFMPVHGEYRMLKAHMRSAIETGVPKDKILLTQNGDKVEVTKEYAKINGKVNSGEILVDGLGVGDIGSKVIKDRQQLSEDGIVIVAYSIDKETGKIVSGPEMSTKGFVYYKDSEDTIKEAQDLLSKNINKNETYLGRDWADLKGHVRDLLSRFFYEKLKRNPIILPMLLEI